From the Actinomyces sp. zg-332 genome, the window TTGAAGTAACTGTGTTAGCACTAAATGATGTCAAACCTTGAACGAATACTTTGTTTGCTGGTTCAGCATAAATCAATACATCCAATGTAGGAGCGATTAGAATCCAGCACAAACCGTTAGTAGCAACCAAAGCAACAATAAACCAAGCAATAGACTGAACCTTAAAGTTGTCTTTATCTAGTTTTAGTTTCAAAGTTAGCAAACCTAGTACCAAACCAAATACTGCTGATGATAGAATCCAAGACCACCAAGCACCGAATGAAGAAATATCGATTAGATAGTGACCTACGATACCAATTAGGAACCCAGCTAATGGACCATACAAAACAGCAAACAATGCTAGTACTGCATATTGTAAGCTGATTGAAGTATTAGGAATTGGAGATGGAATTGATACGAAACGACCAACGACAAAGAACAAAGCTGCACCAACACCAGTACCTACTGTGGTGACAATTGGAGATTTTTTGAAAAAGAAGTCTGTCATTATAACTCTCCTTAAAAGAAGTAGAACGTTTATTTGAAAGTTAGAGCTTGGTTATAGAAATGTTCCATGAAGGACCATGTTCTACTTGGAAAGCTCGCGAAAATGAACCACGGTTGATTGCAATAGCGAGATTATCCAAACTGTTCACGTACATTAATGACTCACCTACATGAACTTCAGCAAATGAGTGAACATATTTTAGATTAGATGTATGAATTGGATTCGTATTGTTATTAATTTGAATCTGGATTAAATCGCCATATTCTATTCCAGCTTCAATTGCAGCTAAACGCGGGATATTTGTCCATAATGAACCATATCGAACGTCTAGGGCATCAATCGTTCCAGTTAGTTTACCTTGTTCAATTTTTGGCTCAACTGTTTCTAGCTCAACAATTTCAAAAGGTTCAACTAGCGGACCTACTCCCTCATAGTCAATTATTCCTGCAGCTAGGCGTGCGCCTGTAAAAGCATAAATATCACGTCCATGGAAAGTGTATGAATGTCCAGAACCTGGTAAACGGTTCTTTTCTTCATCAATTACACGCACACTCTCTAAACCAATTGTCTTATGCAGATGCGTTAAAGTTCCGTTATCCGGTGTGACAACGTATTGTCCTTTAACAGTTTTAGCAACAACACTAGCACGATCTGATCCAACCCCTGGGTCAACAACTGACACAAATACTGTACCTTCTGGCCAGTATCCAAGTGTTTGTGTTAGACGATATGAAGCTTCCCATACATCATATGGTGGAATATCGTGAGTTAATGTGAAAATTGGTAAATTTTTATCGACACCAAAAGCAACACCTTGCATTGCTGAAACGGCGCCATCTGAATAACCAAAATCTGATTGTAATACTAAAGCGTTCAAAAGTAATAGCTCCTTATAAATACTTTTGAAAAAATACTTATGTGCCCTTGTAGCAACAAGAATAACATAACATACTTTTACAAAATTTTTAATATTTTTATATACTTTTCAGAAAAAGTGTTTAGAGTAATTCTATTTTGTAAAATTTTCTTTTTTTAGCTATGTATTATTTTATTTAACACACTAAACTTATTCTATTGATTGAATATAAATATTCAATTTAAATTCTATGTTTTTTAAAAATACATGTAAGTATGAGCGTGTTATTTTATATCCAGTGAATCTTTAAATACTTTTAATCTAAATTGATAGGATTTCAACATTAAATAATTACTAGAAAACAAATGTATTGTCACACTTTTAACTACGACAAATGTTATAAAAACTACTTATACAGAAATAGATTTAAACTTTTATTTACTTTTTGGTGTTTGCAAGATATTCCTAATCATTTTTAAAAGAATGAATAGGAGAAATCCTGCAAATAGAAGATTAGAAGTTTGGGGAGAAATATATTTAGCTACCATTGTTCCCAAAGGGGTGACAATACATGCTGGAATACCGATTAGTAAAGCAACTTTGGGATCTAAATTTCCTCGTCTCATATTAGATACACTCCCAGATAAAGCAGCCAATACCATCATAAGTAAGCTAGTCCCTTTTGCTAGCAGGTCTGAAGTTCCAAATACAAGCATTAGGATCGGCACAATTATTCCACCCCCGCCGATACCTAGAAATCCAGATAAAATTCCCACTACAAATCCAACAAATATTAAGGCTATACATACATAAAGACTAATTTGAAAACTACTATTTCTATTAGGAACATGAATGAACATCATAAGTATTATTACCACTAGGAAACAGGTAAAGAATATTTGTATTCCTTTCTGAGAGATTTTTGTAAGTAACCATGTTCCTATTTGGCTACCAACAATTGCTCCTACTGATAGCAAGCCTGCAGCGCTCCAAGACACATTTTCGTCAATCGCATAGCTGATAACCCCAACCAGAGATAAAGGGATAATGGCTGTAAGCGACGTTCCCGCTGCTAAACGTGGACTAAATCCTACAATAGATATTAGCGCAGGAACTATTATCATTCCCCCGCCTACAGCAAATAATCCAGACAAAAATCCTACTCCAATACCAATTAATAGAATATAGAATAGCTGTTTTCGGTTCATTTGCTGACTAATCATAATACCTTTATCTAGACTTTCTCATTGTCTATCTTACTAATATTTCTATTTTACATGTTACGTTTTTACTATTATTTAATTTTATAAGCTAAAAATAAAGTTAAGTATAAGTCTGTATTTTCTTCGCGCTAATGTTAACTATAATTAACACAGCTTTGTAATCTATCTATTACCTACTTAAAAGCTTAGGCACAAATATTGGAATTACTTGTACCTAGACTCTACCAAAATTACCTCATTTAAGCTTTTCAAGTACCTTAGCTCTTATAATGTATCTATGGTTTTTCACATCTAGATAGCGTTTTATATGCACTCCTGCTGTTAAAACTAAAATAGAAACCAATATGTAAATTGATAAGACTAAAATAGCATAATTGTATCCATAACTACTTCCACTAATAGTTGATCTAAATCCTTGTACTACATGAGTTATTGGTAGCCACGAATGTAAAACTTGAAAGAAAGTAGGACTTGTTTCTATAGGATATGTTGCACCAGCTGAAGATAACTGTAAACCAGTAAAGATTAATGCAATATAACGTCCCTGCACACCTAATAAACCAACAAGTGCTTGGTTTATAGCCATAAATGATAGCGACCCTAAGAATGCTATAAAGAACCCTGGAATTAGTTTTGTAAACTCAATCCCAACAAATGTATGTACAGCAATAATCATTAATAGCGATTGCACAAACGACATTATCGCAGCTGGTATATAACTAAAAACTGCTACACGAATACCATATGCTTTACTATTGAGGAGTCTCTTATTATAAACAGGCATCATCAAGAAAAATCCTAGTGCACCAACCCACAAGGCTATGCTCATAAAGTATGGTGCAAGTCCAGCCCCATATCCCGCAACTTCATATTCACGTTGTTTTATGAGTTCTATCGGATGAGAAGCAACATCGCTTAGAGCTGCAATTTCTGACTTTGAATACTTCGGAATTTCTTTTGCTCCATTTCGTAAGCCCTCTTGTAAGTCTTTAGCTCCCAAAACTAGTTTTTCCTCACCAGCAACAAGCTTTTCACCACCATCTGTAGCTTTCATAACACCTTGAGCTAGAGCATCAGAACTATCATCTATTTTGCTGATCGCATCATTAACTGCACCCATACTTCTAACAAACTCTGGAGTTTTTGCAGATAGTTCTCTAGTTCCTTCTTGTAAGTCAACACTACCTTTATGTAGCTGCGATATATTCTCTTTTATAGTGATGCTGGTATTTGCAAGCTGATTAATACTAGTTGTAAAAATAGCACCTTGTGTATTTAGCTCGATAAGTTTTTCGCTAAGTTGTTGAGTTCCGTTTTTTACCTTTACGCTTTGTGTAAGAATTTCTTCATTTATAGACTTTAGAGTTGTAACTCCATTTGCTATAGTTTCACTTTTCTCTGATATTGCGGTTATACCCGTAGCATTGGAATTAGTATCACTAGTTGGTTTTCCTATTATATTTTCAATCCCACTATTTACTTGTTTTATGCCGTTATCAATATTAGTAATGTTTCTTTGTAACTCTAAAGAATCAGCATGCAGTTGCTGCACAGTAGATAATTTTTCTTCTTCTGACAGTTCATGCCATCTTTGTTCTAGTTCTTTTAACTCATTTTGCAACGATTTACTGTTCGAAGTTACTGCTATACTTGAAGTAGATAAATTGTTTACATTCGTTTTCACATTCTTTAGATTTGTATTTATTTGTTTTACACCGATATTTAATGCATTAAGTCCAGAGTTTAGCTCAGCAGTTTTATTGTTAAGAATATTTAGTACCTCATATAAGTTATCAGTTCCCCTTGCTAACAAAGTACTATTTTCTGATAGCTGATTAGTTGCTGAAGGTAAGGATTTAGCTCTTGTGTTTAGCTCATTCATATACTCGGAAAATGTGGTAGTTCCTATATATGCCTTTGCAAGACCTCCCTGTAATTTTTCACTTCCTGAGTTTATTTTTGAAATACCTCCACTAAGTTGATTTGCTGCAGTATAAAGCTTTTCACTTCCTGTTTTAGTTTGATTCATGGCATTATTTAATTTCAAAGCACCAGATTTCAAGTCTCTTAGCCCTATTACGAGTTGTGTGGAACTATTTTTAAATGTGACTAGCCCATCTGATAGTTGCTTGGAGCCATCTGAAGCTTTAGTTACTTTTTCATTTATTGTTGAAAAACCTGTATATATATTGTGTAAGTATTCATCAGAGACTTGGCTAGATAAGCTATCTGTAACTGTAGTTGCAATGGTCGAAGCAATATTTCCTGATATCATGTTCACAGCATCACTAGTTGTTATTTTTAGCTCTGCCCTTTTTACTTTTCCTATGTCTTTATTAGATATTGATGTAACATTTTGGCTAAATTCTTGAGGTATCCACAATATCGCATATATTTTTCCATCTTCAAGTTTTTCTTGAGCTTGTTTAGCGCTCATCTTTTTCCAATGGAAGTTTTTATGAGATTTTGATTGTACAAGCTTATTTGTAAGCACTTCACCCAGTTTCAAATTAGGGTTTTTACTTCCTTTATCTTCGTTTACAATACCAGCTGGCACAGCATTCAAATTACCTGTCGGATCAACGTTAGACCAGGTAAGTAACCCTGCATATATAAAAGGTATTGTCGATAACCCCAATAGTACAATAAGTGTATATGCTATTGCTAACTTAGATTTACGGTCAAAATATTTCTTTATATTACTCATCATATATCCTAATTTCGCCATCTATATCTAAACCAACCTCATATTTTCTATATACAATTGTAAGTCTAGTAAGACGTTTAAGCTCTAGAAAAATAAACTTCAGTATTAGTTATCTTAAAATTTGCACTCGTATTATTATTTTCTTTCCATTCGCTTTATATAATAGATAAATAAAAATCAT encodes:
- a CDS encoding ECF-type riboflavin transporter substrate-binding protein, yielding MTDFFFKKSPIVTTVGTGVGAALFFVVGRFVSIPSPIPNTSISLQYAVLALFAVLYGPLAGFLIGIVGHYLIDISSFGAWWSWILSSAVFGLVLGLLTLKLKLDKDNFKVQSIAWFIVALVATNGLCWILIAPTLDVLIYAEPANKVFVQGLTSFSANTVTSIIVGTILAVAYAKTVTSSNSLTESVDDEE
- a CDS encoding SAM hydrolase/SAM-dependent halogenase family protein, coding for MNALVLQSDFGYSDGAVSAMQGVAFGVDKNLPIFTLTHDIPPYDVWEASYRLTQTLGYWPEGTVFVSVVDPGVGSDRASVVAKTVKGQYVVTPDNGTLTHLHKTIGLESVRVIDEEKNRLPGSGHSYTFHGRDIYAFTGARLAAGIIDYEGVGPLVEPFEIVELETVEPKIEQGKLTGTIDALDVRYGSLWTNIPRLAAIEAGIEYGDLIQIQINNNTNPIHTSNLKYVHSFAEVHVGESLMYVNSLDNLAIAINRGSFSRAFQVEHGPSWNISITKL
- a CDS encoding sulfite exporter TauE/SafE family protein, which codes for MISQQMNRKQLFYILLIGIGVGFLSGLFAVGGGMIIVPALISIVGFSPRLAAGTSLTAIIPLSLVGVISYAIDENVSWSAAGLLSVGAIVGSQIGTWLLTKISQKGIQIFFTCFLVVIILMMFIHVPNRNSSFQISLYVCIALIFVGFVVGILSGFLGIGGGGIIVPILMLVFGTSDLLAKGTSLLMMVLAALSGSVSNMRRGNLDPKVALLIGIPACIVTPLGTMVAKYISPQTSNLLFAGFLLFILLKMIRNILQTPKSK
- a CDS encoding YhgE/Pip domain-containing protein — translated: MSNIKKYFDRKSKLAIAYTLIVLLGLSTIPFIYAGLLTWSNVDPTGNLNAVPAGIVNEDKGSKNPNLKLGEVLTNKLVQSKSHKNFHWKKMSAKQAQEKLEDGKIYAILWIPQEFSQNVTSISNKDIGKVKRAELKITTSDAVNMISGNIASTIATTVTDSLSSQVSDEYLHNIYTGFSTINEKVTKASDGSKQLSDGLVTFKNSSTQLVIGLRDLKSGALKLNNAMNQTKTGSEKLYTAANQLSGGISKINSGSEKLQGGLAKAYIGTTTFSEYMNELNTRAKSLPSATNQLSENSTLLARGTDNLYEVLNILNNKTAELNSGLNALNIGVKQINTNLKNVKTNVNNLSTSSIAVTSNSKSLQNELKELEQRWHELSEEEKLSTVQQLHADSLELQRNITNIDNGIKQVNSGIENIIGKPTSDTNSNATGITAISEKSETIANGVTTLKSINEEILTQSVKVKNGTQQLSEKLIELNTQGAIFTTSINQLANTSITIKENISQLHKGSVDLQEGTRELSAKTPEFVRSMGAVNDAISKIDDSSDALAQGVMKATDGGEKLVAGEEKLVLGAKDLQEGLRNGAKEIPKYSKSEIAALSDVASHPIELIKQREYEVAGYGAGLAPYFMSIALWVGALGFFLMMPVYNKRLLNSKAYGIRVAVFSYIPAAIMSFVQSLLMIIAVHTFVGIEFTKLIPGFFIAFLGSLSFMAINQALVGLLGVQGRYIALIFTGLQLSSAGATYPIETSPTFFQVLHSWLPITHVVQGFRSTISGSSYGYNYAILVLSIYILVSILVLTAGVHIKRYLDVKNHRYIIRAKVLEKLK